Sequence from the Actinocatenispora sera genome:
GCGGCGCGCGGGCCAGGCGAACCGGCTGCTGACGCTCGCCGGGCAGGCGACCGCGCCGTACCAGACCCGCGGTGAGCACCGGGCGGCCCGCACCGATCCGGCGCCGGGTGCCTTGACCCCGGCGGTCGCCACCGATGCGGCGCAGCGTGCCTCGACGCCGGCGGTCGTCAACGATCCGGCGCCGGGTGCCTCGATGCTGCCGGGCGCCTCGACGCCGGTGGTGGTCACCGAGCAGGCGAGCGGAGGCATCCTGGTACTGGACACCGACCAGGACTGGGCGACGGAGTCGGCGGTGCGCTGGTCCTGGCGGCCGGAGGTCGAGGCCGACGACCCGGACCGGCCGTGGCGATGCCCGACCGACGCGCGGCTGCGGCGCGACGCGTCGGGGCAGCAGTACCTGCTCGTCGCCGATTCCTACGGGCTTCTGGCCATGGTGCGCTACCCGGAGGGCGGCGCGGCGGCCTGGTCGGTGCACGCCGGCGCGGCGGCGAACCCGCACGGTATCGAGCTGCTGCCGGGCGGCAACATCGCCGCCGCGGCGAGTACCGGCGGCTGGGTCCGGATCTACCCGGCGAGCCAGCCGGACGCGACCGGGTACGCCGAGGATCGGTTGCCCGGCGCGCACGAGGTGCTGTGGCGCGCCGATGATGGTGGCCTGTGGGCGATCGGTGACACCCTGCTCGTCCGGTACGAGGTGGGTGGGCCAGCCGCGGCCCCGACGCTGCGGCGCGCGGCCAGCCACGACCTGCCGACCGCGGGCGGCCACGACCTGCAGCCGGACGCCGGCGAACCCGGACTGCTGTGGGTGACCACGCGCCACGGGGTGTACCGGTTCGACACCGTCGCCGGGGAGTTCGTGGCCGGGGCACCCGCGTGGGATCGACCGGACGTCAAGAGCGTCGGTACCGACCGGCGGTCCGGTGCGGTGCTGCAGACGACGCCCCAGCCGGACGAGGAGTGCGGCTGGGGCACCGACCGGGTCGACTTCTTCGTCGGCGAGGAACCCCGGGTGTCGAAGACGCTGCCCGGCGCGCGGATCTACCGGGCCCGCTGGTTCGCCACCGACAGCAACTGACCTGCCTCGACGCGGTCGCCATCCACGCCGGGTACGCCGGCGGTCCCGACGCCGGCTCGGGGGCGCTGGTCATCGGCCCGCCAGTCGAGATGTGTCGACGCAGGACGGGCGATCACGGACGGGCGCGTGCCGGAGCCGTGCGGGCGGTGGCTGCGCGCAGTGCCCACCGGCGGCAGGATGCGATCGTGCGGACCACCGGTGGCGGAGGCGATCGGCGGCCAGGGCGGCGAGCAGCAGGGCGCTGGCGACGGCGAGGATGGCGAAGCTGGGCGGCAGTACCGGCAGCAGGGAGGAGACGGTGAGGCCGAGCCACACCGACCCGACCGCGAGCGCACCCGACAGCGGCATCGCCCGGTACGGGTTGCCGACGAGCCGGGCGGCGGCCCCGGCCGGCGCCGCGACCAGCCCCAGGATCAGCAGCGACCCGACGACCTGGGTGGCCTCGGCGGCGGCGACGGCCGTCAGGGCGAGGAACCCGAACCCCAGCAGCCGTACCGGCACGCCGCGCACCGCGGCGACGGTCTCGTCGAGGCTGGCGAAGATCAGCGGACGGGCCACGAGCGCGAGCAGCAGGCAGACGCCGAGGCCGATCGCGGCCGCGGTGATCGCCCGGCCGTGGCCGATCCCGAACACCGACCCGAACAGTACGGTCACCGACGCCGCACCGTTGCCGGCGCTGCGGCGAGTCGTGTAGACGGTCAACAGCAGCACGCCCAACCCGAGTACCCAGGCGAAGGCGCCGCCGATGGCCACGTCGTCGGGTTTGCCGCGGCGGCCGGCGGCGGCCATCCCGACCGCGACCAGTACGGTCGTCGCGAACAGCCCGGCCCGCAGGTCCAGGCCGAGGGCGAGGGCCGCGAGGGCGCCGGTGAACGAGACGTGGCTCAGCGCGTCCGCGGTGAACACCTGGGCGCGCAGCACGAGCAGGTAGCCGACCAGCCCGGCGGCGAGAGCGACGAACGTACCGGCGAGGAATGCCTCCCGCAGGTAGTCGTGCGAGAACACGGCCGCGAGCGCGCTCACCGGGCGACCCTCCGGAAGCGGTGCGGCTCGGCCTGCGCGAGCATGGCCGCAAACGAAGTCACTGGGCGATCCTCTCGGAGCCGGGCAGGCCGTCGCGCGGGAACGTCCGCACCGGGCGACCTCTGCGGTGCCGGCGGTCGAGCCCGGCGCGAATACCCGCGGCGGCCACGAAACCGGCGAAGGCGATGCTGGTCAGCCAGAACCCGAGCGGGCACGGCGAGTAGTAGGTGGCGGTCAGGGCGCTCCACACGGCGACGAGACCGAACAGGACGGACAGGGCGAGGCCGCGGGCCGGGCGAGCGGTGATGCGCTGTGCGGTCGCCGCCGGTAGCACCAGCAACGCGAACACCAGCAGCGCGCCGGTGATGGAGGCGACCGCGGCGACGGTGGCGCCCAGTACCAGCAGGAAACCGAGGTCGAGCGCGCGTACCGGCACGCCGGCGGCCCGGGCGGTCTCGGGGTCGGTGGAGGCGAACAGCAGCGGCCGTCCGGCCACCGCGAGCAGCGCCAGCACCGGCACCGCCAGTACGGCAAGGACGGTGACCTGGCCGCCGGTGATGCCCAGGAAGCTGCCGAACAGCAGGGCGTTGGTGCCGTTGAGGAATCCCCGGTACAGCGCGACGAACACGAACCCGCAGGCCAGCAGGAAGCCCTGGATCGTACCGACGAGCGCGGACTCGTGGCCGTGCCGTCCGACGCCGCGCCCGCCGAGCAGCGCGATGACGGCGGCGGCGGCGAGGCAGAACGCGAAGTACCCGGTGAGCGCGCCGACGCCGAGCAGGGTGGCGCCGGCCGCGCCAGGGAACCCCACCGCGGACAGCGTGTGCGCGACGAACGTCTGCCGGCGCAGCACGACCAGCCAGCCGGTCAGTGCGCTGAGCACGGCCACGATGGTGCCCGCGCGGAACGCGGTGACCATGAACGGCTGCGACCACATCTGCACCACGTCGGCGACCAGGTCGACCGAGAAGCGGACGTCGTTCATGTCAGCCGCCCACCGGCTGGTGGTCGTGGCCGACGGGGGAGTCGGGCACCCCGACGACGACGATCCGACCGCCGGTGGTGCGCAGCACCTCGACCGGCGTGCCGTACAGCGCGGTCAGCGACTCGCTGCGCAGCACCCGTTCCGGCGCGCCGACGACCGATCCGGCCGGACCGAGGTACACCACACGGTCCAGGTGCGCCACGATCGGGTTCACGTCGTGCGCCACCATCACCACCGCGACGCCCTGGTCGCGGCTGATCCGGCCGACCAGCGCCGCGACCGCCGCCTGGTTGGGCAGATCCAGGCTGTCCAGCGGCTCGTCCAGCAGCAGGATCCGGGGACGGTGGGCCAGCGCCTGCGCGATCAGGATCCGTTGCTGCTCGCCACCGGAGAGCGCGCCGACCGGGCGGTGCGCGTACCGGCCGGCCCCGACCAGCTCGACGAGCTCGGCGACGCGCTGCTTCCGCTGCCGGGCCGGGCGACCGGGCAGCGGCAGGCCCCACCGGTGCCCGTCGACGCCCAGCCGGATCAGGTCCACCCCGCGGATCCGGGTACCCGCGTCGAAGCTGCGACGCTGCGGCAGGTAACCGATCGCCCGGCGGGCCCGGGCCGGTGACGTGGCCAGTACCCGGATCTGCCCGGCTGCCAACGGTTGCAGCCCGAGCATCGCCTTGAGCAGCGTCGACTTGCCCACCCCGTTCGGGCCCAGGATGGCGACGAACTCGCCCGCCGCCACGTCGACCCGGACGTCGTGCCAGACCCGACGCCCCGCCAGCTCGACCGCCGCGTCCCGTACCTCGATCACCGGTCCGGGGTGGGCGGCCGGGTCGGCGCTCACTTGCCGGTTCCCTGGTGCAGGGCGGAGATCAGCGACCTGAGCTGTGCCACCTGCCACTGCTGGAACGAGGCGCCGGCCGGGGTGAGCGTCTCGGTGACGGTCGCGACGGGGATGCCGTGCGCCCGGGCCGTCGTCACCTGCGCCCGCACGTCCGGCGTGGCGTTCTGCGAGTTGTACACGTACACCTTGATCTGCCGGCGGGCGATCTGCCGGTCGATGACCTGCTTGTCCGCGGCGGTTGGGTCGGTGCCCTCGCTGATCGCGTTCAGGAACGATGCGGGCGTCCGCAGATCCAGCCCGGTCGCGTCGGCCAGCGGCGCGAAGATCGACTCCGACGCGCCGACCGGGGTGCCGGCGTACGTCGACTTGATCCGGTCGACCAGGGCGAAGTACTGCTTGAGGTTCGTGTCGACGACCTTGTCGTGTTGCTTGCCGTAGAAGCTCGCGTGCTGCGGATCGATCTTCTGGTAGTCGGCGGTGATGCGGTCGAGCACGGTGCGCACGTCGCTCGGCGAGTACCACCGGTGCGGGTTGCCGCCCGGCGCGACGCCAACCAGCTCGCCGACGGTGAGTACGGTGCGGTGCTCGTTCGGGTTGGCGGACACCAGCTTGCCGGCCCACGCGTCGTACCCGACCCCGTTGACGATGGCGAGCTGGGCGCCCGCCACGGCCCGGCCGTCGGCCGCGGTGGGCTCGTAGTCGTGCGGGTCGGCGCCGGGGCTGTCGATGACGCTTCGCACGGTGACGTGGCTGCCGCCCAGCTGGCCGGCGAGGCTGCCCCAGAAGTTCTCGGCCGCGACCACCCGGATGCGGTCGGCGGATCCGCCCGTACCGGAGGGCGGGGCGGCGGTGGAACAGCCGGCGGCGAGGGTGGCGAGCGCGACGCCGGCCAGTGCCAGTGCCATCGAGCGGGCGCGGTGGCGGCGGGATCGTTGCTGATGGTTCACCGAAGCTCCTTCGTACCGTGAGGTCGCCCTGGATGCTAATGACAACGATTTTCAATAACAAATGGACGCATGCCGATATGGCGATGACTGCACGGTTCCAGGCCCACGCCGCCAGGAGGCGGGGTCCAGGCCCACGCCGCCGGGAGGCACGCGAGCTGGGCTGATCGCGAGGGCTACGCGAGCGGTCCAGGCCCACGCCGCCGGGAGACACCCCAGGACGGCCTAGATTTCGGGGACGCCTCCCGCACCCGACGCCGGTACGGTCGCCCGCGCATTCCGGCTGGCCGCACCCACAGCGCCCCTGGTTCCGGTCCGGTACGCCCGCAGCGAGACCGGGCGGCTCGACACCGAACGCGGCCGGTACCTGGTGAAACGGCTGGCCATCGACGGGTGGCGGGAGCTGCTGACCCGGGCGATGGACCTGGAGCGACGCGCCGCGAGGGCCGGTCTGCCCGTCGCGGTACCGGTCGAGCCAGCCGAGGCCGCGTTCGGGCTCGGCGCCGATCTCGGCGACGGTGACGGGGTGATCCGCGTGCACGAGTGGCTGGACGCCGTGCCCGACGGCACCGCGACCCCGCAGTGGTGGGGCGGGATGCGCGCGGCGCTGCACACGCTCGCGCCCGCCGCCGAAGCGGTCGACGCCGCCCGGCACCTCTGGTACGGCGTCAACCCGCCCGAGGCGTGGGAGCGGTGGCGCGCGGCCGGTACCGCCCAGCGACTGGCCTGGGCCGCGCCGCTGCGACGCCACCGCCGCCTGGTCGACGAGCTGACCCGGCGCATCGACGCCGCGTACCGGAGCATCGGCGACCACGTCCGCACCCACCGCGAATCTGGTGCCGCACAACGTACTGGTGACCCGGGACCACGGCGCCGTCCTGATCGACCGGGACACGGCCGGCCCCGACGGCGCCCCCTGGAAGCGGCCGCCGCCTGCTGGGACGCGGCCCGCCACACGATCGGGCGGCCGTGGCGGGGCAGGTGGTCGACCAGTCGTTGGTCGCCTTCGCGGAGGAGCCCGGACTGGAGCAGGTCGTTCCGGTGGCGTTGGACGGTGCGTTCCGAGCAGTTGGCGTACCGGGCGATGGTGGCCGGCTTCGCGTAGGAGACGGTGCCGTCGGCGTGGGCGTGGTTCGCGTAGCCGAGAAGGATCTGCTTGCGGGTGGGGTGTCCGACGTCGAGCGACAGGGCGTACGACATCGCCTCT
This genomic interval carries:
- a CDS encoding metal ABC transporter ATP-binding protein; this translates as MSADPAAHPGPVIEVRDAAVELAGRRVWHDVRVDVAAGEFVAILGPNGVGKSTLLKAMLGLQPLAAGQIRVLATSPARARRAIGYLPQRRSFDAGTRIRGVDLIRLGVDGHRWGLPLPGRPARQRKQRVAELVELVGAGRYAHRPVGALSGGEQQRILIAQALAHRPRILLLDEPLDSLDLPNQAAVAALVGRISRDQGVAVVMVAHDVNPIVAHLDRVVYLGPAGSVVGAPERVLRSESLTALYGTPVEVLRTTGGRIVVVGVPDSPVGHDHQPVGG
- a CDS encoding helix-turn-helix domain-containing protein, with amino-acid sequence MSIEAMSYALSLDVGHPTRKQILLGYANHAHADGTVSYAKPATIARYANCSERTVQRHRNDLLQSGLLREGDQRLVDHLPRHGRPIVWRAASQQAAAASRGRRRGRPCPGRSGRRRGPGSPVRCAAPDSRWVRTWSPMLRYAASMRRVSSSTRRRWRRSGAAQASRWAVPAARHRSHASGGLTPYQRCRAASTASAAGASVCSAARIPPHHCGVAVPSGTASSHSCTRITPSPSPRSAPSPNAASAGSTGTATGRPALAARRSRSIARVSSSRHPSMASRFTRYRPRSVSSRPVSLRAYRTGTRGAVGAASRNARATVPASGAGGVPEI
- a CDS encoding DUF6528 family protein; the protein is MLERIAAARPTFSAGLIRVADAISRSPELTANIGIVELAQAAGTSVGTVTRFCRVIGLDGYTALRLALATELGQAAADLDADPTGEIEPSASARDTVKLIAASSVNAIRRTATLLDTEALNRLAVAVDEARQVQIFAFGGSAQIARYLADQLVGIGVVTLTSPDVTTAAAHAVTLGPGDVAIAISHSGTAQHALDLLSVARERGAFTAGITSSMHAPLVTEADLTLVTTARSTTARYRGTAGRHAQLFVTDALYVRVSQRRAGQANRLLTLAGQATAPYQTRGEHRAARTDPAPGALTPAVATDAAQRASTPAVVNDPAPGASMLPGASTPVVVTEQASGGILVLDTDQDWATESAVRWSWRPEVEADDPDRPWRCPTDARLRRDASGQQYLLVADSYGLLAMVRYPEGGAAAWSVHAGAAANPHGIELLPGGNIAAAASTGGWVRIYPASQPDATGYAEDRLPGAHEVLWRADDGGLWAIGDTLLVRYEVGGPAAAPTLRRAASHDLPTAGGHDLQPDAGEPGLLWVTTRHGVYRFDTVAGEFVAGAPAWDRPDVKSVGTDRRSGAVLQTTPQPDEECGWGTDRVDFFVGEEPRVSKTLPGARIYRARWFATDSN
- a CDS encoding metal ABC transporter permease, whose product is MSALAAVFSHDYLREAFLAGTFVALAAGLVGYLLVLRAQVFTADALSHVSFTGALAALALGLDLRAGLFATTVLVAVGMAAAGRRGKPDDVAIGGAFAWVLGLGVLLLTVYTTRRSAGNGAASVTVLFGSVFGIGHGRAITAAAIGLGVCLLLALVARPLIFASLDETVAAVRGVPVRLLGFGFLALTAVAAAEATQVVGSLLILGLVAAPAGAAARLVGNPYRAMPLSGALAVGSVWLGLTVSSLLPVLPPSFAILAVASALLLAALAADRLRHRWSARSHPAAGGHCAQPPPARLRHAPVRDRPSCVDTSRLAGR
- a CDS encoding metal ABC transporter solute-binding protein, Zn/Mn family codes for the protein MNHQQRSRRHRARSMALALAGVALATLAAGCSTAAPPSGTGGSADRIRVVAAENFWGSLAGQLGGSHVTVRSVIDSPGADPHDYEPTAADGRAVAGAQLAIVNGVGYDAWAGKLVSANPNEHRTVLTVGELVGVAPGGNPHRWYSPSDVRTVLDRITADYQKIDPQHASFYGKQHDKVVDTNLKQYFALVDRIKSTYAGTPVGASESIFAPLADATGLDLRTPASFLNAISEGTDPTAADKQVIDRQIARRQIKVYVYNSQNATPDVRAQVTTARAHGIPVATVTETLTPAGASFQQWQVAQLRSLISALHQGTGK
- a CDS encoding metal ABC transporter permease, giving the protein MNDVRFSVDLVADVVQMWSQPFMVTAFRAGTIVAVLSALTGWLVVLRRQTFVAHTLSAVGFPGAAGATLLGVGALTGYFAFCLAAAAVIALLGGRGVGRHGHESALVGTIQGFLLACGFVFVALYRGFLNGTNALLFGSFLGITGGQVTVLAVLAVPVLALLAVAGRPLLFASTDPETARAAGVPVRALDLGFLLVLGATVAAVASITGALLVFALLVLPAATAQRITARPARGLALSVLFGLVAVWSALTATYYSPCPLGFWLTSIAFAGFVAAAGIRAGLDRRHRRGRPVRTFPRDGLPGSERIAQ